The Vidua chalybeata isolate OUT-0048 chromosome 17, bVidCha1 merged haplotype, whole genome shotgun sequence genome contains the following window.
AGGGTGCCCTTCTGCTTCCTGCTTCAGTTTAACTAGTCCTGAAACTAGAGGGACAAGGACTTGTGCTACTGGAAAACACCTAGGCTGGGTCTGCTGAGATAGGAAGGAGAGAGTTGGGATCTGATTAAAGTCCTGGGAGCACTGCAAGTCCACTGGTGCTTTCTCAGAATATTTCAGACATATTCTGTAGATTGACTGGGAACAGATCCTAGAGCAtccacacacagaaaaaattcCCCAGGCTTGTTggggcaggaacagcagcagctgggagcagtaGGGCTGCATTCAGCACTGTTTGTACCAGGGCATCTCTACTCATCAATCAGGCTAAAGGTGCTGTGCAGGCATTCCCAGAGAAAATGCACTTTTCCAATAAATCCTGAGGTTTCAGGCaggcagcaaaaataaatcactgcatTATCAAAGTGATATGGATGAGCTGAATTGAGAAGGTTTTGATGGAGACCATAAGTTTGGGCCTCTCTTAGGGGCCCATCATTCACCCCCAGGGGTTGGTCTGTGCTGTGCAAATGTCACCAGCAATGTTCCAGTACATTTGCTGCAAACCTTACAATTGCAGTGAAGAACCAAAATATCTGCCCTTgctctgccacaggcagcactAAATGTGTTTAAACACTAGCAAAAACAGGGGTtcaggaaggaaacaaaatgacTGAGTTACTGtcttttttgcccttttccttcctccttcacTAGCAGTTACTCCAGTCCTCCACAGGACACAATGGAGGTGTGCCCTCAGAACCTGCTCTCAGGCTTTCCCTCCCATCTGGTGTTCTGGCAACCTAAATTCACTTCTCATCCCTCAGTTTCAGGGTGTATCTTGGACTAGTTTAACTGACAAGATCTGCCCagttcctctctctccctggaCACAGCAGGTCTGTGGCACATTGTCCTGCTCCACAACTGAAAACATGCCTTTCCAACGCTGTCCATCCGTGCTGGGTTTATGTAACACCAGTCCAGACACCTCTCGGGGTTCTGCACACTCTATtaaagagcagcacagcagaaactGCCCCAAGGTGACCTTGAGCAGGCTGCCACTGCACACTTCTACAGAAGGGCCTTGCTGTGCCCCTTCACTAGGCTCCAGGTGCAGAGAGGAGTGGGGACAACCAATACCAGGCTTAAATAACCATTTTTGTGCACGTGGAAGAGCTGTGCCTCAGCTTCACACACATGGACTCTGGATCAGTGCTCACCAAGAGGCAGGGAAACAACCATTCCCATGGTGTTAGAGGGCACAGAACcaaaacatgaataaaaatagGAGCAGATACTCTCTGCTGAAGCAGAAACACCCTCCAAAAAATAGCAGCAGCAAAGATAGCTGGTactaaatatttatgtttacaAGCAAAGTACATATGATACCAGATTTTCTGTagggagaaagaagggaaagtggaaaaacctGAAGCATGTGTGGGTATTGCAGGATAGAGCTGGAAGAGGGAGGTGGCATGAGAAAATGTAGAAATCAGTTACATTTAATTTGAGTAAGAGCAAATGCTGCATGCTAAATATACACATGAAACTTAAGAGCAAAATGAGTTTTAGTTGTATTCTTATgtttttttgatttatttggattttaaatCTCAGCTTCCTGGACTTGTAAATTTTAGGAATGGTGAGAAGAAAATCTACAGTGATTATCATCTGAGATGAATGTCTGAGCCTTCTCCAGCACAGAATACAAGGCCAACTGTTCACATCTGCTTTTCATCCATTTTTACACAACTGCTTGTGACTCCTTGGCTTGCTGACCACTCATTTTTCAGCATGTAAGTAAAAGTTACAGTACTTTACTCAGACATGGTTGTTGAGGATGTACAGCTGACACTGAAACCAGAGctttgttaggtttttttaaactaaaaaggTCTTGAGGGAAGATGAATATGTGCCAAATTATTCAGACTTTAAGTTGCTGGGTTTTGACAAACATTTATTAATGCAAGTCTCggcaaaagaattttttattgCAGTATTTTCAACCAGCAGGAATGTCATAGCTCTACAGCACAAAGCCAGGATGATACACACGTCCTGTTCACCCCCTTTCCACACCACTCTGTGTATCAGACGTGCTCAGAAACATCCTGTATAGATGGTTCCACCCTCTACACTTCTGAGACTGCACAGTCCAAAAAACCTGGTAGCCTGCTTCGCTCCCCCCCAAATTATTCCACCTGTAAAGCacaaataacaaaatatatttttacttctaaGAGCTTCACTTATCTGCAGAAAAATAGAACTGCTTAAGAGTGAGCGAGTTAGATTAAGGAAGGGTCCAAGTACACACCCGCACATTCTGGACCTCCCAAAAAAATTGTACGGAAGAAGCATTCACAACTTGATCCAACTAAAAAAGGAGCCAGCCAGTGTTCAAGGAAAGGAGATTCATCCTATCCAAAATGCTGAATGCCTTCTCATCCTTCTCTCTAGAGCAGGATAAAGAGGATGGAGCTGTAGCTGTGAAACTGTTCTCTAAGTACAGAGATACATTAAGAATGAACATTCCAAACACGtcaaaatatcagaaaaaaacctaagtttttttggttttgtttgtttttttccaaaacatagTGAAAACAGCATACAGAGCTTCAATATCCACAgcacaaaccaaaaaccaaacagagcTCATTTGATCTAGAGTGCTTTTGTTAAGGTATTCAGAGACTTTAGTGCATTCTTTTTAGAACTAAGCTCAGAaactatatttaatttttcattttattagaaAACTAAACTGTATGAGGCAAAGATACATTTAATCAAACACACAACAGTGAAAACATGGCACTGACAAGGCAATTAGCCCAACCATTGTATCAAACTCTGCTTCAGGATTCTCTATTGCTTACAGTCAAGTATACATCATCTCTGCCATGTGAGACATTTTCTTGGGAATATATAAGTAGTATTCCATGTATCCCGAAAGATCTTCAATAGTCACGTCATCCACAAAGGCTCGAGCTTGCTCAGAACAAGACCTGGGAGAGCTTGCTGAGGCTGTCCCAGAGGGAGATCTGTTCTGCAGGGAGTGGGCATGGACCCCCAGGACTGCCTTCTCGCACTCGGACAGGACGCTCCGCAGGCCGGAGAAGGAGTACACCTCCATGGTGCGCCACTGCTTGCACTGGCACTTCCTGTCCGTACAGGGGCACTGCCTGCCGTTGCTAAGCATGGATAAGGACTGGAAATCTGAGGTTTGCTTAGAACACAAGCTGTTCTCAAAGGATGAGCAGAGAGAAGGGCAATTCTCCTCCAGCTTCTGCAAAGGCTCTTCGGCGGTGAAAGCTTCCAACGGTTCAGTTCTGTCGTTACTGGCCTCAAGGTGAGAATCCTGCCCGTCCTTCGTACCATGTTCTGCTGGGACAAAAACATCTGAGCTGATGACACCCTTCGAAGTGTCTGCCTGGGGTTTGTGTTTCAGCTGGCTGTTGGCTTTCATGTTGCAATAGGTGAACTTGGGAGGGTGCAGGACCGGAGACTTGGAGCGCCGGCGCCGCGGGACCCTCGCCGATCCTCGGGAAGGCTTCCTCACACACCTGCAGGGTTCAAGAGGTGAGCAAGTGGGTAACTCCAGAATCTACACAACAGCTCAGTAAGCTCtaaaatgtgattaaaaacattttacaagattatttttctgcttggaaATACCAGATGTCTGGACACTTACAATCTCTGACACAAACCGTGGAGGACTCTGAAGAAATTCGGGTTCCCCCAAGGGAAAGATACATACAAGGAACCCTTATTCAAGGTGCTTCCCCCCAAGTCTTCTTATCCAAGGTGCTTCCCCCCAAGTCTTCTGCCTTAAGCAAATGATACTCTGTCATCCCAAACTGAACTGTAGTGCAGAACCTGGGTCAGTTGGAGGTGCTGGCAGAGTCACACTGAATATCCAGGTACttcaaaagcaataaaagaacCCAAGAGTGAGGTGAGAGGGGGTTGCAAAGGTTTAAGACTTGCAGAAAAGTACTACTGATGATatcaacagaaaagaaagttttGGGAACCCTCTCTAAGAGAAGATGcaatattgtttttaaaaactttgaTGAAATCAAAGAACAACTTATCAGTTATAGAAACATTCTGtgacagaaaggaaagataTCTTCAAGCAACTAATTAACAATTCGCACTGAAAGCAGCCTGCAACTGTTCAATGTGTCATGTTTTACCCATGCCATGCTTCCTTGGAGCTGACAGTCTGCTGCTTGGCTCCATCCGTGGCTGCTCTTGTCGTTGTTCTGAGAATGGTCCCGTCGCCCACGGACAGAGCTGCAATACATCTGGGTAAAAAGAGAAATGCCACATCACAGAAATGCCTGAACATACGGCTCCAGAGGCCCACATTCAGCCTATGTGCTTTGGATGCTCAGCTAAGCCCATCAAATTTGCTGCATTTACTCCCTCTGTGGTCAGTGGGTAGAAACAGGGCCTTAGAGCGATTTATACAACCCCT
Protein-coding sequences here:
- the LOC128796573 gene encoding oxidative stress-responsive serine-rich protein 1-like encodes the protein MDLEAKDEEEESLQTAFKKLRVDAAGCIAALSVGDGTILRTTTRAATDGAKQQTVSSKEAWHGCVRKPSRGSARVPRRRRSKSPVLHPPKFTYCNMKANSQLKHKPQADTSKGVISSDVFVPAEHGTKDGQDSHLEASNDRTEPLEAFTAEEPLQKLEENCPSLCSSFENSLCSKQTSDFQSLSMLSNGRQCPCTDRKCQCKQWRTMEVYSFSGLRSVLSECEKAVLGVHAHSLQNRSPSGTASASSPRSCSEQARAFVDDVTIEDLSGYMEYYLYIPKKMSHMAEMMYT